The Raphanus sativus cultivar WK10039 chromosome 6, ASM80110v3, whole genome shotgun sequence sequence GTTGGCTGGTTTACTCAAAGGTTTTGGATAAGGCCTTTTGCTTCTCCTGCAAATTGTtcagagatgatgatgatcatcacGGCCGTGGTGGGAACTTGGCAGCTACAGGGTACAATGATTGGAAGCATATCTCGACAAGGCTCAGAGAACATGAAAGATGTCCTCATCATATTCTCGCCACGACTCGTTGGAAAATGTTGGAGATGAGAATGCATAAGAATCAGACAATTAGATAAGCTGATTAAGTTGTAGCTCAAAAGAAAGATTTGCCCTACTATACTATCGATTGAGATTGGCTTGAGTTTGATAATCTTTAGTTagctcttctttttttctttctgtggACAATGTGTTTACTGGTGtcacattattttattttctagtcTGAACGTTTGTTAGtttctttgatattttatttcatcCGGTTCGTGTCTGGTGGCTGCCAATTCCAAATCTCCACACCATCGGACCGAACACTCTGTCTTCATCTGATCATACATACTGTCCAACGAagatcatatataaaataaataaaacaattatttatgtttctctACCTGTCTTTTCAAcctctgttttgatttttttgtgtcCCTCATCAAATAATGTAAGGTCCTATCTAGCTAGCAATTcgacaaaaaggaaaaaaaaaccaatCAGACAGATAGTAAGCTgagaaaagaagagaatcagAAGCAACACAAGTGGTAGGTTTGTGGGGGAAGAGAAGTCCAAAATCACTTTCTTCCAAAAATCACTCACGTCACGTGTGGCCCCAAaccatacaaaaataaaaagaaacaatttatttttatttataaattgttcaTCTCTAATTTTAGGGAAAAGGATAACAAAATCTTTGGTTATATGTATATCCTCTCCGATAATATTTCATGtacttccatttttttttatctggaATCCGttacttttctatttttctttctttctttcaccaGAGTTTTTCTTTCACTTGGTCTGAAAATTCCAACCAATCCCGAAAATCATCGCACAGAACAGCTGTTTCCGTTAGGTTGTTCCCAtcctattttttttacttttcatccaccctttttttataaaaaaaatcatcttccTGGGATCGTGATGATCTGATTGCAAAACATAACCATAGTCAATGAAGCCTCACTAGATTCTATTCTCTCGGGGGAAATCAATCTTCCTGCTCTGCCGATGAGCAAACAACACACGGAGAGGAGAAAAGTAGGTGAGGTAGCGGGAGGAGCGGCGGCCGAGTGCGCGGCCATCTGTTGTTGCTGCCCTTGTGCGGTGGTGAAATTCGTTGTCCTTGCCGTGTACAGGGTTCCCGCGGCTGTCTGCAAGAAAGCGTGGAAGCAAAGCAAACGACGGCGTTTTGTGGCGAAACGGCACGGTTTGCTCGAAGGGAGTCAGAGCAGCGTGCACGCTAAATTGAAGGAGGAAGATCCAACGGCTGAGGTTATCGTTTTTGAAGAAAGCGCAGTGAACGACGTTATGGTGCTCGAGAATGAAATGTTGGAACGGTTTTATGGGACGGGGTTTTGGAGAAGCTTGTCGAGGAGGAACACGTGATGACCGaactctttttaaaaaaaatgtaatatcaTGTGGGTATGTGTGAATAGAAGTAACATATCAGCATGATCTTTTTTCGCCGGCCGTTTTCATTTTCTTCTGTTTAATTACAATTTCTTTCGCCAATAGGATACTGACCAAAAACTTCATATGAACACGCAATCaataaacaactttaaaatgCCACATTTGGTAAAATATATCTTTGAATTTATTAGCTTTTTTGTTATGCTtgtcaaaaaatataatctacGGAAACTCATGAACGAATCTCTAATATCTTTGACTGAACATTTAATAATAACCCGAGCCCTGTACTTAATTTTTTGTATGTAAGACTTCATCCTTGTTTTTGTAAACCTATTTGCAagtaatatgtttttttctttgatggTGGTGTGGCCAAATTTCATAAATGATTCTCCTCATTGGACTTCGTTTATCTCTCATTACAACCATGACATTTGTCATTTTCAACATTTGAAACAAGTTCACCGAAAATGTCAGTCTAACAACTTCATGATAATTACCTGGAGAAGATATTTCGCCTCAGCCTTTCTTACGTCATGGATCATCTCCCACTCCACCTTCCGTATAAGGAATCATTTGGTCGGGTTTAGTTTCGATGGATGTCCCTCTACTCATGAAAATGTGGAAggatcaaaactcaaaaaacaTTTATGGGAGTTTGACAAAAAACATCATGTTTTACATTGTATTATTTTGGGTCAAAACTCAAAAGTACATGCGCTAAAAAGCTCCATGAATAATATATGACGATATTGGTATTGCGTCGACATATATATCTGATGGTGTTCCAAACATTTTCTGTTAAATAGACCCCTTGGGTggacaattaaaaaaaaatagtgatcGGGTCTCAAAAACTGTCATGGCtccataattatattttactaaactGTGAGGAAATGCATTCATTTGAAAGATAAACATATATGTTTATTGAAGTATTTGATACTTCCATACAAATAGTAAATTAATATTCTTATAAGTCTGCAAGTCATTTGTTAcccgagttttttttttttgaaacacaacttCCATTAAACTTAACTTCAAAGCTTACAAGGGCAAGAGGGAATTAAACATCCTCTTGAAGACAAATCATAAACTACAATAGAAAATGAGATCAAACAAGATAAGTCTTCATACGAAGTTGACAGTGAATCCAAAACAAAGTTTGAATGCGTCGAAGAAGCTACAACAAAGTCGGATAGCTGAGAAATAGTCACAAGTGACGTTGAGGAACAACCCTCACCAACGAGAAAACACAAAGTAGTCTCGATTGCACCTTCTGGCCCCGTACAGACCGCTACGCAAGATAACAAATAGGTGGGTAAGTTGAACCGAGGACTCAGTAGATAATCCGAGAGAGCATCTCCATTCATAGAAGAGAGGCATGATTGTGAGATACTCTCCTCATCTGAGGAGGATGGCAAAACCCATATCAGAGTTGGTGAACCCACATAGAAATTCTGCAAAACAAAATGATATTGCAATAATCTCATCTTGTACATCCCGAAGAACCCTTCGTGCATTTTAAATGAGGAGAGGACCCTAGCTTTGAGGAGGAGACACAATGCGAGCACAAACAAAGCAAACGACAAGTTTCCAGTTCTAAATTCCGAGTTAGAAATTGTGGAGCCCCACGAACCCGAGATTTGAAAACTTTAGAAGTTGAGGTTTGAAGTTTGACTGGTGGCGGTATGGATGGCGGATGTCGGAGGTTTCCTAGCTGATTGAGGAGGGTGGATGTCAGAGTTGGAGGCCGGAGTGGATTCCCACTTAAATTGGACGTCAGGTTAACCCACGGCTGGCCCAGAGCTGGACCGTTGGATGAGACGCACGATGGACAGCCAGATCCACAAATGAAACCTTCAAGATAACGTCTTGACGGTGTGAGAGTGATGGATTTGATACGAGAAGAGCTTATACTTCCGATACACTGAAATTCCGAGCCTGAACGACGGGACAAGAGTGGAATCCCACAGCCAATTGTCGTCGAGACCACGGGATCTAAGGGGATGGAATGAACTTGCGGTGAAGGATGGAGTGAATTCTGGTGAAAGGTGCTGATTGAGGAGGTGCGGCTTGATTGAAGCTTTCAGGAATCCCTGGTGAAGAGAATAGAAACGACGAAATAATAGGACATGATTAAAGGCAAGAGAGCGACGAAATAGCGGCGACGCCGGCGGGTTAAGCCACCGCCGACGTCGAGATCTGGAGAAACCAACGGCGCCTCGATGTCTGGACGCGGGAGAGAAGGAGGCTAGGGCGAACTCTGTTACCCGAGTTTAAGAAGAGATAAACAAAGAGAAAGATTTACACTTGTAAGTGGTTGAGTATCCATCTAATTTCTTTAAGAAATTACACCTTAGGTTGtttagaaaattttgttaaatgaatttatatgaataaGTTTGTTTTTTCAGGTTGATGGTGATCTATTTTATCTCTTATGGTTTCACGAATTGGTTGGAGGTCCGATTGAAAAGATTACCAGGAACCTGACAACATCCTCCAGATGGTATGTCAAGTCGAGTTATCCAATAATTGTCTTAGTACGTCACTTGTATAAATCCCAAAATATTTCTGAACACTTCTTATTTTATTTCCATTTCTTAAATTATGCCACTTATTTTTTACCTATATGTTGCTGCATCCGAGTTGCTGCATAGCAAACTGCAAACATGGAagaaatttaaaagaaacaacATTTTTGAAAACGGAAAACAACTATACAATGTAATGATTTAGGGACCATTTAGATTTCATCAATAACTTTTCAGAATAAGTTTTTATGAAAACTTTGTTGaacaaattaaacatatatctaaCTTATGAATAGTCACGTTTTTTTCGTTCGTTGATCTTTTtgaatagataaatataatagaAATTGGAAGCTATATACCATACTGAATAAGGATAAATTAACTATGTGAAAATAGTTTGCTATTTGAATTTACATATATGTTGTTTTAATCATATGATATACTCGGAAGTCATAttattcttttgaaaaaaaaatcatgcatTGATAATAGAAATAACggtattcttaaacataatttatctagaattttatctttttgtttttaacttaGGGATAATTATTTGCATAGCTTTAAATTTAGGGGAAATTTGGAAAAATGCACTTCAAtaaataagattataatttgaaaaatacatcaTTGTTTAAGCTTTTGGAAAAAtacacttatttatatataaatttaccaaATTGCccaattttaatatttcttaattcttattatatttttaaaaaattgtttgaaaattgttagaatctgtataatatctttttaatatactaAACAATATCGttcctatatttttttaatatatcttaaatttttttagtgttttgaaaaaataaaagaaagcaaCGGGTCGTCTTCTCGTCTCCTTCTCCCATCCTCTCCCTTTCTGAATTttttgttcctttctttattttttttttttctaaaggtacgcaacacagaatcatgatttttctttttctattgaTTCTGCTTCTCTTCAGTTCTGACAatagttctgttttttttttcaggaaaaTCATGTTATTTACCCTTAAGGAAGGTTTGAAGTCTGAAGTTTGACGATATAGTTAAGATGGATCATGAAGATTTCAGTATAAATAGGTTGGGCAATGAGTTAGAATCTAATATTTTACGGTTCTGTGAGTATGAGATGAGTAGCGGAGTAACATTCAACGGACTGAAAGAATTTATATTCaatctggttctggttctggtccttGGTGCTGGAAACTCTTCTGCTTCGCTAGACGCGAGCGACATTATCACCTGTGAACTATTTTCACTCAGGTCATAACCTTCCTTATCTCAGAAGGAACACATACTTTGCTTTTCTTGAATTTTAAGGCGGCTATGCTCTTCAATGGGTTTCCACTGATGCCGTTTATTTGCATTGAGAAGCCAATTGAACTGCACAATGTTTTGAgcagacaattttttttttaaaagtctcGTTTCACTTTTAGAAGAAAGAACAACACAGTTACTTTTTTTCAAATGCTAACGCCACTATCTTTGTAAAACTAAGAATGTAAAACcaagaataagaaaaaaacatgtctgCTTTCTTCGTTTTCATTAGATTCAGCTCTGGTTACAGCTTTCTTGCATTTCAAGATGCATTTGATCAAAAACTTGATGAACTAAATAAGAAGCTTATccatctatataaatatatataatcctcTTCTATGTACGTACGctgtttctattttttctctttggTAAAACCAATAGTTTTagtcatcatcatctcttttttCATCTTTACGGAACTCTTGGTTTAGCTTCAGGATTTATCTTAAAACACATATTTagtttaaacataaataattataattcttattaatttcgaatttatatattaattattgatatatCAAATTGGGGGCAAAAAGATAAATTCACCTTAAAGAAaatgtagttttaaaaaaaaaattaaaaacagtgtatttttcaaatttcaaatcctAAATAGGGTATTTTGCAAATTATCCCTTAAATTTATGAGATATGGCTTATTTGTGATTTCTTTGGGATTTTATTCTATAAACTAACGAAAAAACGAAACCTTAAAACCAATTACTCGAAGCCGCAAAGTCAAACTTTAGTAGAGGAACCTATATGTATACAGTATACGTCAAAAACTATAACAGAATAGGTTATATGATATCATTATTGGCAACGTAACATTATTGATCAACGAAGAAGATGAATAGTACTGAAGAACAAGAAAGAAACGAGAAGGAAATAGAAGACCTATCGACTATTTTGTTTTGGATAGAGCGTCCGTTTCTCGTCATACTTCTCCTCTTCTCCGGCTTCTTCTCAGTTCTGATCGGCCTTCTGCTTCTCCCTACTACTCTTCTCGCCataatattctttttcttaTGCCCTCGACTCTCTTCTACTGGACCCTCTGTAAGTTTCTTCTTTCTAATGTATCTATCTTACATCTAATTAATTAACTTTACTTGgtttttacttatttataattAGGGTATCGGTGGGTTCTGGCTGTTTCTATCAGACCGGTTCATGTTTCTATTGGCTCTAAGCTCTCATGAAACCTTACTCGTTTGGCGTCTCACCGTTTTTATCTCCCTCGTGAACCACTCTGTTTACATCATCGAGTACATTGTTAGATCTTATAAATCTCATCATACCATATCACTTCCTCCTCATAAGTCCCACATCGATGAAGTTCCGATAACCCCCGGTAATTAAATAAACCCTAATTAGTATTTTTTAGTGAACAATAGTTACTCAAACTTGGCGCtatcttgatttttttcatattattttttattccaaCAAACTCCAATATATTTGAACACTGTGTGATGAACAATGCGAAACCACTAGGCTAGGTTGTTATGAGTACTtagtgtttttgttgttgtttctatACAGGGATTGTTGATGAGATCAATGAACTAGAGAAGATGGGGAAGTTATTAGAAGAGTTAAGAGAAGATGGAAAGAAGATGGATATAGAAACGGAGCTTATCCTGCAAGTTATCCACTCAGATCttgaaaaacatagaaaaactTTGTCTATGAGCCTCTTAGAGTTAAGTGAAGAGTTGGGAGATGATGGAGAAAAGATAGGGGTGTATATGGAGCTGATTAAGAACTTCGTTAACTCGGAGCTTGTAACTCTGAGAGGCGACCTGAACCTCAATATTAATGATCATATCTGGGGAGATGTATCAGATGACCTAAGATGTAGTAGAGATGAGGAGGATATCAAAGCTTGGAGAGTAAAACTGAAATCTCTGGCTGAAAAAGTTCATGAGACCTACTTTGTTATCCAAGAAACTGCCAAGGCGGCCAAAACAACGGCTGACAGGGCCACTCGAACCTACATGGTTGTGGACGAAATGTCAAAAGAAATTGAAACTAAGAGTGGGATGATAAAAGAAGAAGCCCTTGAGATGTTTTTAGAGTTAAGAGGAGAAGTCTGGGAAACGTTGTTGGACTTCGAATCTAGAAAAGAAGAAGCGGAGGTTGCTGCGGACAGAGCTGCGGAGGAGCTTTCATATGCAATGGTGGAGTTGATGGAGGCAGTCAAGATCCGTCCGTGGGAGGGTTAGAGAACCGGTTAACAGTTTGCATGCCTCTCTAATTATATTTCAGtctctttattttttgttttgttagatgagtttcatttttaattatgttttagtgtttgtattttattttattttgtttgacgACTACTCTTTAGTATATCGTAGAATGATTTTATTTGGCTAGGTCCTGCAGAGTCTATCATATGTCACACTAGAAGAAAACATCATGAATTCGACAATAGTTTTCGAAAACTTGAATGTTGGAGAGGGAGACATACCCGAATAACGAGTTCGGCCTAAGAGTCCGGCCAGAGGGCCCAGGAACCCAGCCAGAGTTCGGTTCGGCCTAAGCGTTTGGCTCATTAAAAAGGGATATGAGAGATCAGGTTCACCAATTCATTTCTACTTCTTGTTGCAGTTAAATACAAAGGTTTTATTTCTTCACTCAGTAACCTAAATACAACACATGCCTTTCTTGTACTTATTGGCATGCTTGTCAATGAAATGCTAGTACAGTTAATTGGTTAAACTTTAAAGTTTGCCTAGCTCTTAAACGATTAACTGTCTTGTGAAGATTGGTTTGAACTAAGACTGATTTATTCTTAGTTCTTAGTTAGACCGTTGTCCCTTTACTTTGTTATGTCGAATCAGTTCgtgtaaaatttaatttcaagACTTTCGTAGTCTTAAAACCTTTTGTACTAACTAGAGTCGCTAAACCTTTCTGTTTGGTGTTCAGTTTGTTATTTCATCTTTGCTTTCTTCCTGTACATTCCTCTCGAGAGGGGAATATCATGACAACCATCTTGTTTACGGTTGGTCTGCGCCTCTGCGGGATACTAAACAGTAAACACAGTACTAGTGACTAAAAGTTATGCTATGTGGCCTCCGGAATAAGTTAACGGGTTT is a genomic window containing:
- the LOC108810043 gene encoding uncharacterized protein LOC108810043, whose translation is MSKQHTERRKVGEVAGGAAAECAAICCCCPCAVVKFVVLAVYRVPAAVCKKAWKQSKRRRFVAKRHGLLEGSQSSVHAKLKEEDPTAEVIVFEESAVNDVMVLENEMLERFYGTGFWRSLSRRNT
- the LOC108836723 gene encoding uncharacterized protein LOC108836723, with the translated sequence MNSTEEQERNEKEIEDLSTILFWIERPFLVILLLFSGFFSVLIGLLLLPTTLLAIIFFFLCPRLSSTGPSGIGGFWLFLSDRFMFLLALSSHETLLVWRLTVFISLVNHSVYIIEYIVRSYKSHHTISLPPHKSHIDEVPITPGIVDEINELEKMGKLLEELREDGKKMDIETELILQVIHSDLEKHRKTLSMSLLELSEELGDDGEKIGVYMELIKNFVNSELVTLRGDLNLNINDHIWGDVSDDLRCSRDEEDIKAWRVKLKSLAEKVHETYFVIQETAKAAKTTADRATRTYMVVDEMSKEIETKSGMIKEEALEMFLELRGEVWETLLDFESRKEEAEVAADRAAEELSYAMVELMEAVKIRPWEG